The DNA sequence TCAATGAAAACGCAGATCCGGATGTAGTGAAGGACCTTCTGTTTGCGTTGGACAAAACTTTTCCAGACCGTCCAGAGTTTTGCCACAAGGAGGGAAATTCAGCAGCACACCTGAAATCTACGATTGTTGGCTGCAGCGTTTCTATACCGGTGCAGGACAGCCGTTTGGTGCTAGGCACATGGCAGGGCGTCTATTTCTGTGAGTTTGACGGCCCACGTCACCGACATTTTGCAGTGGAGATTCATGTGGATCACTGAAAAGAACGAACAATCCACAGAGGTAGAAACGCGGTTTAGCTAGTGAAAATCGGAGCAGAAAAAAGATGCGAAAAGTAAAATGCTCTACATACAAGAGCCGGTTTTCTTTGCTGTTTCCCGGGAAATGATAGATGAGAGTGAAAATAATTACCGAATAAAGGAATGTAATATGCCGGAAAATTTGACCGTTTACAACTCATTCTTTACGCCGCTTGGTTCCAAGGACCGCGCGTTTGTCCATAAAAATGGTTTGTGGCATGCGGTGGCCCACTGCTGGGTGGTTTCACAGCTAACGGCCGCTTCCGGAGAAAAGGAAACATGGGTATGGCTGCAACAGCGTGCACATAATAAGGACAACGCACCGGACTATTACGATATTTCTGTGGGCGGCCATATCCGTGCAGGGGAAAGTCCCCTGCAGGCGGTGCTTCGGGAAACGGAAGAGGAGCTTGGACTTTTGTTGCATTTAGAAGATGTAGAGCTGCTGGGCGTCACTAAAGAAAACTGCGTCAGCTCGGCGTCACCGTTTCCGGACCGGGAGTTTGGCTACGTGTTTCTGCATCGAGATGCACACCCGCTGTTTCGTCCCGGGGAAGAGGTACAGGACATTGTGCGGGTACGGGCAGAGGACCTGTGCCGCAAAGACCTGCAGGATATCAAAACAGTTCCAGCTGTTTCGCTCAGCCGCGGCAGCCTGTCCCTGCGTGCTGACCAATTCTGTATTCATCCTAATGAATTTGTCCATCTAGTATTTCCTAAATTGGAGGTATAAAAATGAGACGGCTTTATTTTTGTGGGGAACATAAGTTCCGCGTGGCGGAGCTGTTTTTTGGCAGCCGTCCACGGTTTCGCGCGGAGGACTACACGCCCTATCAGAAGCTGGAAATCGTCTGGCATGACGACGGCCGCTATTCAGTATGGGGCGATTTGGAGGACGACGCCGACCTGCTGAGGGATACCTGCCCGGACCCGCATCATTTGGTAAAGCGTACACTGCCGCTGGCAGATGAAGTTCTTACAGAAGAAGAATAAAGCGTGAATGGACGAATTTCGCTTGCCTTTTTTCGGAGGGCAGAGTATAATCGTCTGTACATAATACTGTGTACTTTAGTAATCATTCCACTGCAAAGGAGGGAGCAGTATGGCACAGGAATCAAAGGAATCAAAGAAGAAGAGCGTGCTTGAACGGTATCGGGAATTTTCCGGTATGCTTGGGAAAATGGAAGATAATTTTAAGTTGGCGGACCTTTTAACAGATGATTTTTTACAGAAGAACACGCAGTTCCAGAACCTGCCTGCGTTTGAAACCGCCTGTGGGAAGAAACTGTCGGCCGTGGAGGACCTTTCCGCGCTGGGTGACAGCGATGTGTGGAAGCGCACAAATTTCAATGACGCAGAAGAAATGCTGAACAGCGCTGTGGAAGCGTATGTGGCATCCGTTTTTGAAGAGTAAAAAACAATACAGAAAAGCAGCAGCCGAAGAATTGTTTCAAATCTTTAGGCTGCTGCTTTTTTATGCGAAAGTTTATTTCTGCTGCGGTGCGGCTGCTTTTCCTGCACGGCAGGCAGTACGGTATTCGGTTGGACTAATGCCTTTCAGCCGGTGGAAGGCACGGGAAAACGCCAATGGGTCTGGGTAGCCACAGGAACAGGCAATGTGGCTGACCGGCAAATCAGAGTGGCGGAGCAGGTCGGCAGCGTGGGAAATGCGCAGATTCACCAGATATTCACGGGGAGAGGTATGCAGTTGCCGCCGGAACAGCGAGGTCAGATAGCTGCGGTTTAGACAGACGTAATCCGCCACTTTGGCAATGGTGATATCGTTTTGATAGTTTTTTTGTAAAAACTCAATGGCTTTTTTGACGTAAATGCTTTCGGATGCTTTTTTGCTGTGGTTGGGGGAAGCGACTGCGGAAGCCAGAATGCCGAACCACCGGTACAGGAGACTCTGCAGGAAGAACTCGTTACAGTCAGAAAGCTTCATATGCTGCATCATTTGAGTGACACAGTCCTGCAATGCCGCACTTTTGCCGCAGTGAAAGGTACGCTGCTGTCGGGAAAGGCCACAGCGCGTTAAGTACTGCTCCGCGTTGGAACCGCGGAATGCAACCCAAATGTAGTGCCATGGGTCCTGCAGGTCTGCTTCATGGAAAGTCACTTCCTGCGGAAAGATGAGAAATCCATCCTGCGGGCCGGGGGAGAAGCTGCAGTTTTTGGTTTGAAAAATGCCGTGGCCGGACAGGCAGTAGTACATCAGGTAGTATTCTCGTATGGCCGGGCCCGCCGCATGGCCGGGCGGGCAGGCCCGCTCGCCGCAGAAAAGCAGTGAAAATTCATTGGAAAGCGTGGTGGAAGGTTGCGTTTCAGTCGTGTCCTGCATCTGTTCTCTGCCTCTTTTTCTCATGTCTGTACAAAAAGTGTGATAACAAAAATTATAGCATAATTGCGGGTATGCGGCAAGCATTATGTATCTTTATTGATTTTTATACGGCGTGAGGTCTATAATAATAAGAAACAGGATTCCCGACGGAAGTCCGGCGGGTGTTGCAGCAGAAAGGGGATTATCAAAAATGGAAATTGCGGTGTATTCCTGCCGTCCGGATGAGATACAGGCTATGGATAAGTTCGAGAAAGAATATGGCGTTTCCCTGCGGAGAACGGAGGAACCATTAAACGAAAAGACAGTATCAATGGCACGTGGCTGTCAAGCCATCAGCATTATTACTACACAGGTAACGGCTCCGTTGCTGGATGTCCTGCATACAGCGGGTATTGCGTATATTTCTACCCGTACCATCGGCTATGACCATATTGATGTTTCTTATGCTAAAAAACTGGGTATGCATGTAGGAAATGTTTCTTATTCCCCAAACAGTGTTGCGGACTATGCGGTTATGCTGATATTGATGTCTACACGGCGGATGAAGTCCATTTGGCGCCATGCGCTGGTGCAGAACTACTCCCTAGATGGCGTGCAGGGACGGGAGCTGCCGAACTTGACTGTCGGTGTTGTCGGTACCGGACATATCGGGCGGGCAGTCATTCGGCGTCTTGTCGGCTTTGGCTGCCGTATTCTTGCCACTGACCTGTACGAAAATGACGAGGTAAAGAAAGCCGCACAGTATGTGCCGCTGGATACACTGCTGCACGAAAGCGATGTCATTACGCTGCATATGCCGGCGACCAAAAACGACTACCACATAATGAATCAAAAAAATCTGGCAAAAATGAAGAAAGACGCGGTTCTGGTCAATACCGGCCGCGGTTCCCTCATTGATTCCGATGCACTGATTGACGCACTGGAAGCGGGCAGTATCGGCGGTGCGGCACTGGACGTCATTGAAAACGAAGCGGGACTTTACTACAATGACCTGCAGGACCAGCCGCTGAAAAACCGCGACCTTGCTCTGCTCAAATCTTTCCCGAATGTGATTGTCACGCCGCATACGGCGTTTTATACGGACCAGGCAGTCAGTGACATGGTGGAAAATTCCATTAAAAGCTGCATTGCGTATGCAAAAGGCGAAAAGAATCCATGGCAGGTTGTGTAACACAGCTGTGCATAAAAGAAGCGGCAGGAAAGCATTTGGCGTTCCTGCCGCTTCTTAGTGGTTCTACTTTTTGGGCGGCAGAGCGGAAAGTGTCCGCTCTGCCTGCTGGCGAAGGTCTTCCTGGACGCTTTCGGGAGAAATAACGCGTACTTTCCCGGCAAACTGACACAGCCATCCCAGAAACGGCGGACTGATACGCACATTTTGAATGATGCGGAACCAGCCGGGTGTGTCAGCCTGATGCAGCGAGGTTTCCATGCCAAACCGGTCCAGCACTGCTCCCGCCAGTATATTTTGAAACTCCAGTGTTACATTTTCTTCCCGCCCATTATACATACTAAATGCCTGCCGGGTAAAATCAGTTGGATGGAAGGAGTCTGGCGCAGGCTTTGCCGGAACAGACAAAAGGGTAACGTTTTCCATGCGGTCTACTCGGAAATTTCGCATTTCATCAGTACGGTCGTACCACGCCAGCAGGTAGTAAAATTCATTGTCCCAACAGAGCGCATAGGGCGAAACCGTGTAGGGAGCACCGCCGTATTTGTATTGCTTCTGTTTTTTCTCATTGTAATGGAAATATTGAAATTTGACCTTTTTTCCCTCTGCAATCGCCTGATGCAGGCAGTCTACACTGTAGTAGGACTGCTCATTTTCGGAGCGTACCCGTCCCACAACATAAACCTGCCGCTGCAGCTGTTCTGCCTCATAACGGCTGGCCATGGATTCAATTTTCTGTATCAGCCGGCGGGATTTTCCTGCTGTCAAAAATTTTGCAGAAGCGACCGCATCTGCCAGAACTTTCAAGTCAGAGATTTCCAGGGAAAACGGGCGGTTCAGCAGCCGATAACCACCGTTCGGTCCGCGT is a window from the Caproicibacterium lactatifermentans genome containing:
- a CDS encoding secondary thiamine-phosphate synthase enzyme YjbQ, yielding MLYSYELDTDKEGFYDITADVQDAIQKSGVRSGSCLVYCVHTTAGITINENADPDVVKDLLFALDKTFPDRPEFCHKEGNSAAHLKSTIVGCSVSIPVQDSRLVLGTWQGVYFCEFDGPRHRHFAVEIHVDH
- a CDS encoding helix-turn-helix transcriptional regulator, yielding MAKTEKQKERIIELYRLLQRGTDEKHQLTMKEILQDMDEKGIPAERRSIYDDLQKLNDCGIEVETTRGPNGGYRLLNRPFSLEISDLKVLADAVASAKFLTAGKSRRLIQKIESMASRYEAEQLQRQVYVVGRVRSENEQSYYSVDCLHQAIAEGKKVKFQYFHYNEKKQKQYKYGGAPYTVSPYALCWDNEFYYLLAWYDRTDEMRNFRVDRMENVTLLSVPAKPAPDSFHPTDFTRQAFSMYNGREENVTLEFQNILAGAVLDRFGMETSLHQADTPGWFRIIQNVRISPPFLGWLCQFAGKVRVISPESVQEDLRQQAERTLSALPPKK
- a CDS encoding NUDIX hydrolase, with the translated sequence MPENLTVYNSFFTPLGSKDRAFVHKNGLWHAVAHCWVVSQLTAASGEKETWVWLQQRAHNKDNAPDYYDISVGGHIRAGESPLQAVLRETEEELGLLLHLEDVELLGVTKENCVSSASPFPDREFGYVFLHRDAHPLFRPGEEVQDIVRVRAEDLCRKDLQDIKTVPAVSLSRGSLSLRADQFCIHPNEFVHLVFPKLEV
- a CDS encoding D-isomer specific 2-hydroxyacid dehydrogenase family protein, translated to MEIAVYSCRPDEIQAMDKFEKEYGVSLRRTEEPLNEKTVSMARGCQAISIITTQVTAPLLDVLHTAGIAYISTRTIGYDHIDVSYAKKLGMHVGNVSYSPNSVADYAVMLILMSTRRMKSIWRHALVQNYSLDGVQGRELPNLTVGVVGTGHIGRAVIRRLVGFGCRILATDLYENDEVKKAAQYVPLDTLLHESDVITLHMPATKNDYHIMNQKNLAKMKKDAVLVNTGRGSLIDSDALIDALEAGSIGGAALDVIENEAGLYYNDLQDQPLKNRDLALLKSFPNVIVTPHTAFYTDQAVSDMVENSIKSCIAYAKGEKNPWQVV
- a CDS encoding AraC family transcriptional regulator — its product is MQDTTETQPSTTLSNEFSLLFCGERACPPGHAAGPAIREYYLMYYCLSGHGIFQTKNCSFSPGPQDGFLIFPQEVTFHEADLQDPWHYIWVAFRGSNAEQYLTRCGLSRQQRTFHCGKSAALQDCVTQMMQHMKLSDCNEFFLQSLLYRWFGILASAVASPNHSKKASESIYVKKAIEFLQKNYQNDITIAKVADYVCLNRSYLTSLFRRQLHTSPREYLVNLRISHAADLLRHSDLPVSHIACSCGYPDPLAFSRAFHRLKGISPTEYRTACRAGKAAAPQQK